A part of Perca fluviatilis chromosome 15, GENO_Pfluv_1.0, whole genome shotgun sequence genomic DNA contains:
- the nubp1 gene encoding cytosolic Fe-S cluster assembly factor nubp1 isoform X1, whose protein sequence is MSNVPDNANEHCPGTESDQAGKTSSCQGCPNQKICASGATKAPDPAIAEIGVKLSTVKHKILVLSGKGGVGKSTFSAHLAHALASDSTKEVALLDVDICGPSIPRIMGLEGEQVHQSGSGWSPVYVDDNLAVMSIGFLLSSPDDAVIWRGPKKNGMIKQFLRDVDWGELDYLIVDTPPGTSDEHLSIVQYLSSTHVDGAVIITTPQEVSLQDVRKEIRFCQKVKLPIIGVVENMSGFVCPSCKNTSQIFPPTTGGAERMCADLDLPLLGKVPLDPRIARSCDEGKSFLSEVPDSPAAKVYLNIVQSIKDYCSNRVTEEQRSA, encoded by the exons ATGTCAAACGTACCAGATAATGCAAATGAGc ACTGCCCGGGTACAGAAAGTGATCAAGCAGGGAAGACTTCGTCATGTCAGGGCTGTCCCAACCAGAAAATATGCGCTTCTGGAGCCACCAAGGCCCCCGATCCTG CCATAGCCGAGATAGGAGTGAAGCTGTCAACAGTCAAACACAAGATCCTCGTGCTGTCTGGGAAAGGAGGAGTAGGGAAGAGTACCTTCAGCGCTCACCTGGCTCACGCCCTGGCAAGTGACAGCACGAAGGAG GTTGCCCTGCTGGATGTAGATATCTGTGGTCCATCCATTCCTAGGATCATGGGCTTAGAGGGAGAACAG GTTCACCAGAGTGGCTCAGGCTGGTCTCCTGTG TATGTGGATGACAACCTGGCAGTCATGTCTATTGGCTTCCTGCTCAGTAGCCCTGATGATGCTGTCATCTGGAGAGGACCCAAGAAGAATg GGATGATCAAGCAGTTTTTGAGGGATGTTGACTGGGGGGAACTGGATTACCTCATCGTGGACACGCCCCCTGGCACGTCTGACGAACACCTGTCAATCGTCCAGTACCTAAGCTCCACCCACGTTGATGGAGCTGTCATCATCACCACACCACAG GAGGTATCGTTGCAGGATGTGCGAAAGGAGATCCGGTTCTGTCAGAAGGTCAAGCTGCCGATCATCGGAGTGGTGGAGAACATGAGTGGCTTCGTTTGTCCTTCATGCAAG AACACATCACAGATCTTCCCTCCCACCACTGGTGGCGCAGAGCGGATGTGTGCAGATCTAGATCTACCCCTGCTAGGAAAGGTACCTTTAGACCCGAGGATAGCGCGAAGCTGCGACGAGGGCAAGTCTTTCCTCAGTGAAGTACCTGACTCTCCTGCTGCTAAGGTCTACCTGAATATTGTGCAGA GTATTAAGGACTACTGTTCCAACCGTGTGACAGAGGAGCAGAGGTCTGCCTGA
- the nubp1 gene encoding cytosolic Fe-S cluster assembly factor nubp1 isoform X2: protein MSNVPDNANEHCPGTESDQAGKTSSCQGCPNQKICASGATKAPDPAIAEIGVKLSTVKHKILVLSGKGGVGKSTFSAHLAHALASDSTKEVALLDVDICGPSIPRIMGLEGEQVHQSGSGWSPVYVDDNLAVMSIGFLLSSPDDAVIWRGPKKNGMIKQFLRDVDWGELDYLIVDTPPGTSDEHLSIVQYLSSTHVDGAVIITTPQEVSLQDVRKEIRFCQKVKLPIIGVVENMSGFVCPSCKVLRTTVPTV, encoded by the exons ATGTCAAACGTACCAGATAATGCAAATGAGc ACTGCCCGGGTACAGAAAGTGATCAAGCAGGGAAGACTTCGTCATGTCAGGGCTGTCCCAACCAGAAAATATGCGCTTCTGGAGCCACCAAGGCCCCCGATCCTG CCATAGCCGAGATAGGAGTGAAGCTGTCAACAGTCAAACACAAGATCCTCGTGCTGTCTGGGAAAGGAGGAGTAGGGAAGAGTACCTTCAGCGCTCACCTGGCTCACGCCCTGGCAAGTGACAGCACGAAGGAG GTTGCCCTGCTGGATGTAGATATCTGTGGTCCATCCATTCCTAGGATCATGGGCTTAGAGGGAGAACAG GTTCACCAGAGTGGCTCAGGCTGGTCTCCTGTG TATGTGGATGACAACCTGGCAGTCATGTCTATTGGCTTCCTGCTCAGTAGCCCTGATGATGCTGTCATCTGGAGAGGACCCAAGAAGAATg GGATGATCAAGCAGTTTTTGAGGGATGTTGACTGGGGGGAACTGGATTACCTCATCGTGGACACGCCCCCTGGCACGTCTGACGAACACCTGTCAATCGTCCAGTACCTAAGCTCCACCCACGTTGATGGAGCTGTCATCATCACCACACCACAG GAGGTATCGTTGCAGGATGTGCGAAAGGAGATCCGGTTCTGTCAGAAGGTCAAGCTGCCGATCATCGGAGTGGTGGAGAACATGAGTGGCTTCGTTTGTCCTTCATGCAAG GTATTAAGGACTACTGTTCCAACCGTGTGA